In Armatimonadota bacterium, the sequence GAGGCTGAATCTCGTAAGGTATCCGAACAATTAGGCATTCCTCAAGAAAACCTCTTCTTCCACCTCGCTTCTGACGGAATCATCTGCACCGAGTTTCGCGATCTCCTTCCCCGCTTCCGGGAGATCATGTCCACCGTCAAACCCGACGTCGTCGCCTGCGGCGCATTCGAGCAAGGCCATGTCGATCACGACACCACCAATGTCCTTGTGAACCTTTCTTTCGATGGACCCGTGCTCGAAATTCCCTTCTATCACACCTACGCCACGCGCTTACAGGTCATGAACGCCTTCTCAGACCCGACCGGTCAATCCGTCCTGCACCTAAGCTCCGACGAACAAAAACTCAAACGTCAAATCGCCAAGCTCTATCGTAGTCAAAACATTTGGTCGGTCCTACTTTGGTTTGAAATTTGGCAAGTCGCTCAAGGGCGGCGAATGACCCTCTCCAGCCGCGAGACCATGCGATTACAGCAGCACAAGCTATTTCGGCTCCCGAACCATCCAGCCCACGTAGCGGCACTAGTCGAGCGGTGTGACAAGTGGCACTGGTGGTGCGATCACGTCCTTCCGTACGTGCCCGGCTAGGTACCCTTTAGCAGTATGTTTCGCAAATTGATGGAGCGCGTGGACCGGATGATGGGTCGCGGCGTGATTGACGAAGAGTTTTACGAAGAACTCGAAGAAGCGCTCCTCCAGGCGGACACTAATATTCAGGTTGCCCACGAGATTCTCGAAGAGCTTCGAAAAGCCGTTCGCGAAGAGAAAATAACCGATGCGGCTGGCATGAAAGCTCGACTCCAAAAAGCCATCGGCGATCGCTTCCGCTCCCTAGAACCCGTCGGTCTCTCGGTCGCCGAAGAAGGGCCTACGGTCTACATGTTCGTTGGCGTCAACGGCGTCGGTAAAACCACCACTATCGCCAAGCTCGGGCACCTACTCGTCAATAAATTCAAGGTCAGCGTCCTCCTCGCGGCCGGTGACACCTTCCGTGCCGCCGCCATCGAACAGCTCGACACTTGGGCTAAGCGCATCGGAACCGATATCGTCAAATCCCAACCCGGAGCCGACTCTGCTACCGTCCTGTTCGACGCCATCACCGCCGCCAAAGCCCGCGGCACCCAATTCGTCCTTTGCGATACCGCTGGGCGACAGCATTCCAAATCTAACCTCATGGCCGAGCTGCAAAAAGTTCGCAAGGTCACCAACAAGGCTCTCGGACGCGATCCCGACGAAGTGCTATTAGTCATCGATGCTAATACCGGTCAAAATGCCATTCGTCAAGCCGAGGAGTTCACCAAAATCGCTGGAGTAACTGGTTTGATCCTCACCAAACTAGACGGTACCGCCCGCGGCGGCGCCCTCATCGGTGTCTACGACCGCCTCAAAGTCCCGATCAAGTTCATCGGCATAGGCGAAAAAGTCACCGACCTCAAAGACTTCAAACCCGACGAATTCGCCGAAGGTTTGTTCGACGACTAAGCCCGACTTATCGCGCAGACTCGGTTGCTACCTGAACGGCTTGAGGTCCGTTGCTCGGGACTAGAACTTCGAACTGACGGACTGACTTTCGTCCCAATTAATTAGTCAAATGCTCCATCTAGGTTTCATTTAGCCACTATGGTTAAGCCCTGCTTCAAATTGAGTTCTAAGTTTCAGAAATTTCCGTTCGAGAATGTCAATCTTGGCGCGGTCGCTACTAGGATCGAGTAGTGAAGTGCCTTTTGCGACTCCCAGATACTTGACCTTGTCATTGATCTGGATCTGTACCCAGGGCCAAAACTGTCGACACTCCACACTCGGCAATTCCGCAGATAGCTGAGCGTAATCTTCCATTCCATATTTGTGAGGCAAGGCTAGGTACCGCAGAGATTTGCACTTGCCAATTGGTGACAACCCGCCGGAAATTACCTTGACGTCGTTGAGATAGAGCTCCTCAAGATTGGGAAGGAACCGCAGGGGTTCCAAAGTTTCAAGAGTTATCTTATTCCACAAGCCCGCATCAATTTCTAGAACTCGCAGTGTGGTTAGAGCCGCAAGGGAATCCAGATTCCTGATCTTATTCGTGCTCTGAAGGGAAAGTACTTCAAGATTTGTGAGTTGGCCCACCGAGTCAAGGTTTGCCAACTTCGTGTTCCAAGTGATTTGAAGGCTTTTTAAGCGACCAAGTTTTTGAAGAGGCGAGAGATCTCCAATATGTATAGCCTTGAAGCGCAAGTCATCCACGTCGAGCCTTTCGCTTAGCCACTCCAAGTCGCTTTTCTTCGGGCGGTAAACAAAGGCAATACGCCCAGTGGTCTTCTTCGGAAGGTCCCTGAGCCTCATTGGATTTCCGTCCACAATGACCATGGCGTCTTCACCTGAGTCGAAGTGGACGTGCCTAAACGGATTGGGCATTCGGAATTGTCGATACGACGGACCAGGTGCAAGCATTTATTGCTGTTATTCCGCAGTTCCCCAATTTAGAGGATAAGCTCGAAGAAATCCGCGCTCAAAAGCACTCAGACCAACTTTCGAAACTGGTGCTTCCCTACTTTCAGAACGCACCCAACCAAGGCGTCCATCCCAATTCGCAGGTCCGAAACCTTTTCGCCATCCAAGGCAACGGCTCCCGCTCCAATTAGGGATTTAGCTTTCCCGTTAGACTCGGCCAAGCCCAAAGCCGCGATCAAAGCCGGAAGCGACACAAACCCCTCGATCACCAAATCCGCCGGAATTTCCGCCTCCTCCGCATCGGTCACAACCTTCCGCTGACTAAACGTCTCAATGAAGTAGCGCTCAGCCTCATCTGCCGCCTCAGAAGAATGGTACAAAGCCACGATCTCCTTCGCCAATCGAATTTTGGCATCCCGCGGATTCTTGCCCGGCCCCATCATTTCAGCGACCTCAGAAAGCGGCACATCCGTACACAGCTCGAACCAATTCGCAATGGTCTCGTCGGGAATCGACATCGTCTTGCCAAACATCGTGTTCGGCTCGTCCGTAACCGAGATGTAGTTCCCCAGCGACTGCGACATCTTCTCCTTGCCGTCAGTCCCCACCAGCAACGGGCACAAAACAACCGCCTGCGGCTCCAAGCCGTATTGCTCCATCAGGGTCCGCCCGACCAGGTTATTGAACTTCTGATCGTTCCCGCCGATCTCGATGTCGCTCTTGATCTCCACCGAATCCATGCCCTGACAAAGCGGATATAGAATCTCGTGCATGGCGATCGGCTCGTGGTTCTCAAACCGCTTTGTGAAGTCGTCACGCTCCATGATGCGCGCCACTGTGTACCGCGAGCACAAGCGAATCACATCCTCAAACGACATCTTGCCCAGCCAATCCTTGTTGTAGTAAATCTCGGTCCTTTCCGGGTCCAGAATTCGAAAGAACTGCTTCGAAACGGCATCGACGTTGGCCTGAACCTCTTCCCGGGTAAGCTGTTTACGGGTCTTGCTTTTGCCGCTCGGGTCGCCGATCTGCGCCGTAAAATCTCCGATGATCAGGCAGGCGATATGGCCGAGTTTCTGAAAATCGCGCAGCTTGCGGAGCACCACCGCCCAGCCAAGCGTGACGTCCTTGGCTGTCGGGTCCACACCGAGCTTGACTCGCAAGGTCCGACCAGCTTTGATGCGCTCTAAAATATCCGACTCGCCGATGATTTCGGTCGTGCCTCGCCGGATGATCTGAAGCTGTTCGTCTTGGGTCATTGGATCAATTTTACCGGGAACCCAAGCACCGGGATTTCCGGTAAAGTACCGGCATGAAACTCCATTATCCGATCACTCTTTTGATCGCTAGTGTGGCCTGTCTTTCCCAAGCCCAATTCTCAACCGGAATGCGAGCTGTTCCGGCTGATCTCAAGCCCGGATTCGACTCCATCATGACCCAAGATGGCAAGAATTTCCTCACCTTCCTCTCCGAAAAATGTGAAGGTCGCGGCACCGGTCAACCCGGCTTCCAAAAGGCGATGGACTACATGGCGGCCCACTTCAAAGAATATGGTCTCAAGCCGATCATGCCGGACGGAAGCTATTTCCAACTCGTAGACTTCTGGCGAACTGGCCCCGACCTCGGAGCCTCAAAACTTTCAAGCCCTCGCTACACCGCAACGACCAAGGAAATCGGCATCTCTCGCAATGGCACTTTAGATGCGTCGGGTGACGTCGTCTTCGTCTACGCAAAAGGCGACCTTGAACGACTCACCGACGAGGTCAAAGATGCAGTCAAGGACAAGATCGTGATCGCCAAAAACGACTCCTCCTTCAAGAATCTTGAAAACTACCTAATGGGTGCCGACGCCAAAACCGTTATCAGCATCGTCGACAAACTGCCCGAGGCGAACTGGAATGCCTCGCGCAACGAACCCTCACTCAGCTCAACTCTTGCCCGACTCGCAATCACGGAAAAGACTCTCCACAAGCTCATCGGCAAGGAAGACCTCGAAAAAATGAAAGCCATAATGTCCAGCCCGGTCCCGGCGGGCAACGTGGTCGTGACTCCGATCTCCGAGCAACTAACGGCAGGCTCCAAGTCCGTGGTCGAAAAGATCAAAGTCGGAAACGTGGTCGCCAAGCTGGAAGGTTCCGACCCCGCCCTGCGGGACGAATTCATAGGAGTCGGTGCCCACCTCGATCACCTCGGCAAACGAGGCGATGTCGTGTACCCGGGCGCGGATGACGACGGCTCCGGTACTACTGCCCTTCTGCAGATCGCAAAGGCCATGTCGATCAACCCCATCAAACCGAAACGCACGGTTATCTTTATGTCCTTCTACGGCGAAGAAATGGGCCTCCTCGGTTCGCGCACCTTCAGCGACAACCCGCCGATCGACCTGACCAAGATGATCGCCGAGTTACAAATGGACATGGTGGGCCGCAACTCGGTTGGCCCGCAAAACGGCGATCCCAACCGCGTCGATAAAGAGGAGGAAAACCGAGACACTATTCGTCTCGTCGGGTCAAAGCGCATCTCGACCGCCCTGGACAAGATCATTCAGGATCAAAACGAGTCGATCGGCTACCGATTCAAGTACGACGCCGAGGATGTGTACACGCGAAGCGACCACTACAACTTCGCTCGCAAAGGCATCCCCATCGCGTTCTTCTTCACCGGCTTCCACCCCGACTACCACAAGCCGACCGACACGATCGAGAAGATCAATTTCGACAAGATCGCCAACACAGCCAAACTCGTGTACCTGACGATCTTTAAGCTGGGCGACCACGAAGGCATGCTCCCGCACGACGTCGACCAAAGCGGTGGCGGTCTATAAAAGAAAACGGCCCGGAGCATTTGCTCCGGGCCGTTTCAGGCCAAGTTACAATCCGGCCTTAGCGACGAAATCGACGATGTCGGCGATTCGACAGCTATAGCCCCACTCGTTGTCGTACCAGCTCACGACCTTGGCCATGTTGCCAATCGTGATGGTGTCCAGCGCACTGAAGATCGAACTGTGCGTGTTGCCGCGCAGGTCGGTGGAAACCAGCGGCTCCTCCGTGTACTGCAAAATGCCTTTCATCGCACCTTCGGCGTACTCCTTCATGGCGGCGTTGATCTCGGCAACCGAGGCTTCCTTGTTCAGAACCGCGGTAAAGTCCACGACCGAGACGGTTGGAACCGGCACGCGGAAAGCCATACCCGTGAACTTGCCCACAAGCTCGGGAATGACCAGCCCAACCGCTCGCGCCGCGCCGGTCGAGGAAGGAACGATGTTCTGCGAAGCCGCGCGCGCATCGCGCAGGTCCTTCGAAGCCGTGTCCTGCGTTCTCTGCGAGTTGGTAAAAGCGTGAACGGTGGTGAGAAGCCCCTTGTCGATGCCGAACTTCTCATGAAGCACCTTGGCGACCGGAGCCAGGCCGTTGGTCGTACACGACGCATTCGAGATCACGTGGTGCTTGCTCGGATCGTACATTCCGTCGTTAACGCCCAGCACAACCGTGATGTCCTCGTTCTTCGCCGGAGCCGAGATGATGACCTTCTTGACGCCATGCTTGCGGTGATCGACCGCCTTCGTCGCGTCGGTGAAGAAACCGGTCGATTCGATGACGAGATCGACGCCTTCGCTGTCCCACGGAATCGAGCCCGGATCGCGCTCGGCGAAAACCTTGATGGACTTGCCGTTTACCGTGAACGAGCTATCGTCGTGGGAGACTTCGCCGTTGAAATTGCCGTAGGTCGAATCGTATTTCAGAAGGTGAGCATTGGTCTTGGTGTCGGTCAGGTCGTTGACTGCAACCACCTCGATCGAATCCGGGTGTCGTTCCAGGATCGTTCGTAGGGAGAGTCTTCCAATCCTTCCAAAACCGTTAATGCCGACGCGAACTGCCATGCGTGCAGTTTACTGCGTCGGAGAGTCGAGAGTCTCGTCGTTCCTCGTTTGCACCGTTTCTTCATACGGAATGATCGGCGAATCAAGTTCGGGCTCTGGTGGAGCCGTGGGCTCCTCTTCGTACGCCACCGCCACAGTATCGATCACCTCGGCGTCCGCGTCAGCCTCATACTCGTTGGGCAACGCCTCGCTGGACTTCGGCTCGTGCAGGATTTTCAAGCTTAGGGCCAGCCCGCCCAGCACACAAAGCGCGCAGCCCACAAACGGCGAGTAACGACCGAACGACGCTCCGAGACCAATCTGCTGACCGAGCGGCTGAAGCTTTTCGTACATCGTTGCACCGATGGGCGCGCCGATCATAGCCCCCACACCCTGAGCCGTCATGACCGCGCCAATGTTTGTGGCCCGCTTCTCGGGATTGATGTCGCTGACGCTCGCCATCCAGGCCGGAATCGTCAACAGGAACCCAATACCGATGGGCAGCCCGCCCAGCGCCAAAAACCACGGCGAACGCAGGAACGGTAGAAAGGCTCCGAGCGCAATCACACAGGTTCCCGCCGAACAAAGCGAGAGCCCGATGTGAACGGCCTTGACCTTGCCGAGCCGCTCGCCAACCTTGGCCATCGTCCCGCTCAGGCCTGCCATCGCTAACGCGCCAGGAAGGATCATGAAGCCGATCAGCGACTCGCTCATGTGGAATTCCTCGACCGGAAACAGCTTGAAAATCGTCAGCGGGAAGCCGATGCCCATGAAGGTCACGACGGCAAGAATCAGATACTCGGGAATCTGCTTCAGCGAGTCGACGAAGTCTTGGAATCCGCTCGAATGCTCGTCTTTGACCGGCGGCGTCTGATGCGCCACGCGTTGGCTGGCAAAAGCCGCTCCCGCAAACAGGACCGAGGCAAGGATAATGCCCGCGTAGCGCTTGCCGGAAAGGTCATTGACGATGCCCCCGAGCGGATAGGCGAGGGCAATCCCGATCATGTAGCAGGCGTTGAGGTAGCTCATCGCGTGCTGGCGTTCGTTGTCCTCGACCACGTCGTTCATCTGCGCGAAGGCCGCCGGCCACAGCATCGCCACCGCGATGCCGTCGAAGGCGCGCAGGACAATAAAGGCCAGCGTCTCGACTGGCGCGCCGTCCAAATGCGGCAAAAAGATACTGATGAGCGAGGTGAAGATGCTGATCGTCGGACCAAAAATCATCAGCTTTCGGGTGCCGAATTTGTCGGCGATGTGGCCAGTGATCGACTTGAAGACGGCCTCAAACAAGAGGAACGTCACCATGACCAAGCCGATGACCGAGGTTCCGAAATGCCGGTCCTCGGCAAGGTAGATCGGCATCGTCGATAGGTTCAGCGTCGCATATCCGATCTCGGCGAAGAGGGCGATGATGAGGATGTTTTGGACTGGCCTTTTCTGCCAGCACGGTTGCGTTTGAACCTGACTCATCTTCCCTCCTTCTTCATAGTCCTCTAATGATACTTGTACGGCGGGAATTCCGTTTTGTGGCCCACTCTGATATGCTTTGGGCGTATGTTGTCGAGCCTCATCGTCGAGCTTTTTTTCAACCCGCAGGACACCCCGATCACCACGAAGTCCCTCATTGAAAATCGATTCGACCTCACTCACGAGCCGTCTCCGCGCTTTACCATGCGGCAGTCGAGTAGCTATTCCCCAATCTCCAAGACGCCGGGGAACGAGGACTGGTTCGCCAACGACGACTACGGCCACTACCTGCGGCAAGAGGGTAACGAGTACGTGATGGCCGACCTAAAAGGCCCGGGCGCGGTGGTGCGAATGTGGTCGGCAAACCCGATGGGAACCCTGCGAATGTACTTCGACGGCGAATCACAGCCTCGCGTGAAGGTCAACATGCGCGACTGGGTGCAGAACCTCCAGCAGCAGATGGGCCCGATCGGCTCCGAATTCGCTTTTTGGGCCGGTCCGGGTTGGGACGTTTATGTGCCGATGCCTTACGAGAAGGGCGTCAAGATCACGATGGAGCCAGGTCCGAAGGATAACCCGAAGGGCCTTTACTACCACGTGGGGTACCGAACCTATGCCCCGGCAACGCAGGTCAAGACTTTCCAGCCGAGCGACCTCGACGCCAATTTGATGGCTCGACCTGAGCCCTCCGCGAACCTGCATCAAGCCGTCACACTGACACCTGGCTCGAAGTCGACGACGGTTCAGTTCGATGGCCCAGGCAAGATCGAAGACATCCATTTGAACTGGAACTACGGCGCCAAGGACCTGCACAAGACGCTTCGCTCGATTTGGGTGACCGGCACCTTCGATGGCGAGCAAACCATCAGCGCACCGCTCGGCGACTTTCTCGCCGCACCGTTTGGGCATGGATCGAAGGACTCGATGGAGGTCCATCTGCGGTTCGATATGCCGTTCAAGAAATCGGCTTCCTTTACCTTTGAGCGCAACACCGCGTTCGGCGGCGACTCGGTTCTCGTCGAGTTCTCGGGCGAGTCCGTGCGATACGCAGGCAACGAGGTCATCAACCTGTTCCACTGCGACTTCAGCCGCGACCGGGGCCGAACGCGACCGATGCGAGACATGCACTGGCTGGACGCCAAGGGAACCGGCTACCTGGTCGGGTGCAACCTACTGATGCAGAACCCGCGGCGCGAATGGTGGGGCGAGGGCGACGAAAAGATCTTCGTTGATGGCGAGACGTTCCCGTCGTTCTTCGGCACCGGTAGCGAGGACTTCCTCAACTACGCCTGGGGTTCAGCCACGCCTTTCTGGACGCCGTGCGGATCGCAAAACTACACGACGACGACCGCCAACAGCTTCGGCTACTGCAACATCTCTCGCCTGATGACCCTCGACCCGATTCCATTCACGAAGTCGATCAAGTTCGACGTCGAGATGTGGCACTGGGCCGACTGCGTCGCGACCTGGGACCGCGTGGTGTATTGGTACGCCCAGCCGGGCGCGACGGTGGTTCGGCAAGCAAGGCCGAGTTGGAAGGACCTGGAACTTCCCGATGTGGAAGACATCGTCCACATTCCCGGCGCGATCGAGGGCGAAGACCTGAAGTACTCGGCGACCGGCGGGTCGTCCGAGGTGCAGGGCGCATTCGGCGACATGTCGGGTCGCGGACAGATTTGGTGGATGGACGCGCCGGACGGCGCTAAGCTGAACGTCGAGGTCCCGGCCGCCGATGGCGAATACGAACTAACCCTTGGCGCATGCTTCGCCCGCGACTACGGCATTCATCAGCTTTATTGGAATGGAATGAAGCTGGGCCAACCGGTCGACTTCTATGACGACAATCTGCAATGGAAGCAGGTGAAGCTCGGAAAGGTGAAGGTGACGGGCGGCAAGGCCGTGTTCACCGCCGAGTGTGTGGGCGCCAACCCGAAGGCCGAGCCGAGGAAGATGTTCGCCGTGGATTACCTGCTTTTGAAGAAACTATAATGCCGGACTACGCTTATTGATGAACGGACCGATCTTGCGAGCGATCCCGATAGGGAGCAAGCTTGAGATTAGCGCCATTAAGAAGGTCAATATACTCCCTCGCACGTCGTCAAGAATCATCGTAATCGCTCGGGGTGCTCGGATTTTTGATGTCCGATCAAACTCTGCTTCAGATCCTTTTCGAAGAATAGGTATCGCTTTGAGGAGATCATCCGAAGAACGCCAAGCCTTTTGCGCAACTTCAAATGAATCGGTCGAACCGAAGTTTAGGAAATTGAGGTTATCGTCGCGCAGGGGGAACACCGTAATGTTTAGTTTTCGGACTTCATCGGTTTTGAGTGGATAAATCCATTTTCCATCCGCCTTACCGAGAATAACAACTCCACGATCTTGCGGCCGTTTGATCGTCGTCGAGAGCTTGCTCATTGCCTGTTCGGATTCCTGCTGACTCCCTGAGATGCTGGCAACATACATTTCGTAGCGCTCAGTCATGATCGGTCGATACGTCAAAGCGTACTGGTGCCAAGAATCCTCAAAGTCCTTCATCTTCGCGTCATATACGCCAAATGAATGAAAATCTCCCAACAGAACAGCGGTAAATCCCAGCGAGATCATCGCAACCGCAAGGCCAAACGCCGTGACGGATACCCGCCCGGCACGAATGATTCCTAAGACTGCAAGGAAACCGGCCAAATAGACGACGATCAGTCCAATCGGTAGCATTGCACCGGATATTCTCCCGTGAAGGCGAATTGAAGCAAATTTGATGAGAAACGCCCCAACTAACCACAGCGATGCCGCGAGCCATTGCAGCCGTAAAGCAATCGATTTGGTTGAAGCGGAAATAATTCGCGATGCGATCTCGTCAATTGTCCCGATGCGACCATCTGCCAGACGCTTGGACTCAACATCCGATTTTCCGGCAAGCAGACCTTCTTCGTAAAGATCTTCATAGTGCTCGACTATTTCACGGATCTCGTCCGAATAATCCTTGCGAGTCCGACGACGAACTGCTCCGCGCAGTACGCTTTCGAAATCCCCGACAGCGCTATGCATGGCCCACCGCCCACGCTTTCGCCGGCTTCATCACCGCGTTCACTTTGTCGACAAACTTCTCAAACTCCTGTTGCCGCTCGCGAAGAAAGCGAGAGCCGTCTTCGGTGATCGAATAAACTCGCCGATTCGGCTTGCCTTCCTGCACGACCCACTCGGCGGTGACATAGCCGTTCTCTTCCAATTTGCGCAGGGCCGGATACAGTTGGGCCTCGCCGTACTTAAACAAATCTTCGCTCAGTTCGCGGATGCGCTTAGCGATCTCATATCCATAGCCGGGCTGGTCTTGGAGAACACCCAAAACCATCGCCTCGACATCACTTCTAAAGTCCATACAAAGGACTATACATCAAAACTTTATATATGTTCACAAATTATTTGACAATCGCCATGCTGATGCCATCGCCGATGGGCAGAAGCACTACGTCTACGCGATCGTCTTGGATCAGCTTCTCGTTGTAGGCGCGAAGCACATTCGTATTCTCTTCCTGGTTCTCGGGGTCGATGATGCGCCCAGCCCAGAGCACGTTGTCGCTGAGGATCAGCCCGCCTTTGCGCACCAGCTTAAGGCACCGTTCAAAGTAGTTCGGCATGTTCGGCTTGTCGGGATCGATAAACGCGATATCGAACGGCGCAACCCCTTCGGCAATGAGTGAATCGAGCGTATCGAGAGCCGGACCAAGGCGAAGTTCGATATTGTCGCCGTAACCCGCCTTGCTCCAATACCGCTTCGCCACGTTGGTGAACTCCTCATTGATATCGCAAGCGACGACTTTAGAATCCGGTCCCATCGCTTGGGCCACCACCAACGAACTGTAGCCGGTGAAGACGCCAATTTCGAGGTATCGCTTTGCCCCCGTCGCCTTGGCCAGCCAACCCATAAACAACCCTTGATCCGGACTGATTTGGTACCCGGCATCCGGCATTTGGGCGGTCTCTTCGCGCAGTTCGCGCAGGATGTCGGCTTCCTTCAGAGTGACCGATTCAATGTAGGTCTGCAGGGCAGGGTCGATAAAGCTCTTGGCCATTTCACTAGGTTATCCGTTTCAAGTGCAAAATACTTCTCACAAAACATGTTACTATTGAGTAACATATGAATATGGAAGACACCGCGGTTTGGAAAGCGCTCGCCGACGAAACGCGACGAGGTCTGCTCGATAGCTTGAAAAATCGGCCGGCGACCACCGGCGAGCTCTGCGAAGAGTTCGCTCACTTGGATCGCTGTACGATCATGAAGCACCTCTGTGTGCTTGAGCATTCGAACCTCATCACGTTTCGGCGCGAAGGCCGAAACCGCATGAACTTCCTAAACCCGGTTCAACTCCAAAAGATACATACGCGGTGGCTGACCAGCTACACCGCGCAACGGGCCCAGAGCCTGCTGAATTTGAAGGAGCGAGCCGAGGGGGTTGCGCCCGCTATGCCAATGGAAAACACCACAACACTCGAAACACGCGCGGCAAAGTACGCGTTCGACGTCGACATCAAAGCGCCAAAGGAGAAGGTCTGGAACCTTCTCACCAACGACTCGTCCTGGTTTCCCGACGCCTACAACTCCAATCCGCGCACCAAAGGGTTCGTGATGGAGCAGAAGGTCGGGGGCATCTTTTACGAGGATTACGGTGACGGAAACGGGAAGATGATGGGAATGGTCGTCGGCCTCGACGTGCCAAATCGCGTCCAGGTCCAGGGTCCGGTCACCACCGACTTCGGCGGTCCCGCCACCCACATGTTCACCATGGAACTGGTCGAGACCGCCGACGGCTGTACCTTCAAGTTCGACGACGCTCTGTTCGGCGTCTTCCCGGACGAGCTTCTTCAGGGTCGCCAAGGCGCCTTTAGGGACTTGTTCGGAACCCATCTGAAGGCGGCAGCCGAGAAGGCTCTTTAGCCTCCGACCTTACTGGGCGATGATGTTGTCCTTCAGGCAGGACATCTGAACCGCAAACTCTTCGGGGGTGACCAGCTTGGTTTCGCCCTCGAAGTAGGTCACGCGCATGGGATCGTCGCCCGTGTCCTCATAGATATGAGTCCAAAACATCGGCATCGTCGGACAATTCCATGTCGAGGAAAGGGCAACATGAAACACGCCGAACCGGCTGGACGTGTTGTACGCCGAGCCCGTCATCGCCTTCCAACTGATGAAATTGTGATCGGACGGCTGGGCAACATCCGGCACCGTGTCGATATTCGACGTACACAGTTCGCTTCCCGTCGATTCGGCCAGGAGCGCGCAGGTTCCC encodes:
- the ftsY gene encoding signal recognition particle-docking protein FtsY, producing MFRKLMERVDRMMGRGVIDEEFYEELEEALLQADTNIQVAHEILEELRKAVREEKITDAAGMKARLQKAIGDRFRSLEPVGLSVAEEGPTVYMFVGVNGVGKTTTIAKLGHLLVNKFKVSVLLAAGDTFRAAAIEQLDTWAKRIGTDIVKSQPGADSATVLFDAITAAKARGTQFVLCDTAGRQHSKSNLMAELQKVRKVTNKALGRDPDEVLLVIDANTGQNAIRQAEEFTKIAGVTGLILTKLDGTARGGALIGVYDRLKVPIKFIGIGEKVTDLKDFKPDEFAEGLFDD
- a CDS encoding MFS transporter, whose product is MSQVQTQPCWQKRPVQNILIIALFAEIGYATLNLSTMPIYLAEDRHFGTSVIGLVMVTFLLFEAVFKSITGHIADKFGTRKLMIFGPTISIFTSLISIFLPHLDGAPVETLAFIVLRAFDGIAVAMLWPAAFAQMNDVVEDNERQHAMSYLNACYMIGIALAYPLGGIVNDLSGKRYAGIILASVLFAGAAFASQRVAHQTPPVKDEHSSGFQDFVDSLKQIPEYLILAVVTFMGIGFPLTIFKLFPVEEFHMSESLIGFMILPGALAMAGLSGTMAKVGERLGKVKAVHIGLSLCSAGTCVIALGAFLPFLRSPWFLALGGLPIGIGFLLTIPAWMASVSDINPEKRATNIGAVMTAQGVGAMIGAPIGATMYEKLQPLGQQIGLGASFGRYSPFVGCALCVLGGLALSLKILHEPKSSEALPNEYEADADAEVIDTVAVAYEEEPTAPPEPELDSPIIPYEETVQTRNDETLDSPTQ
- the gap gene encoding type I glyceraldehyde-3-phosphate dehydrogenase, which translates into the protein MAVRVGINGFGRIGRLSLRTILERHPDSIEVVAVNDLTDTKTNAHLLKYDSTYGNFNGEVSHDDSSFTVNGKSIKVFAERDPGSIPWDSEGVDLVIESTGFFTDATKAVDHRKHGVKKVIISAPAKNEDITVVLGVNDGMYDPSKHHVISNASCTTNGLAPVAKVLHEKFGIDKGLLTTVHAFTNSQRTQDTASKDLRDARAASQNIVPSSTGAARAVGLVIPELVGKFTGMAFRVPVPTVSVVDFTAVLNKEASVAEINAAMKEYAEGAMKGILQYTEEPLVSTDLRGNTHSSIFSALDTITIGNMAKVVSWYDNEWGYSCRIADIVDFVAKAGL
- a CDS encoding M20/M25/M40 family metallo-hydrolase, which produces MKLHYPITLLIASVACLSQAQFSTGMRAVPADLKPGFDSIMTQDGKNFLTFLSEKCEGRGTGQPGFQKAMDYMAAHFKEYGLKPIMPDGSYFQLVDFWRTGPDLGASKLSSPRYTATTKEIGISRNGTLDASGDVVFVYAKGDLERLTDEVKDAVKDKIVIAKNDSSFKNLENYLMGADAKTVISIVDKLPEANWNASRNEPSLSSTLARLAITEKTLHKLIGKEDLEKMKAIMSSPVPAGNVVVTPISEQLTAGSKSVVEKIKVGNVVAKLEGSDPALRDEFIGVGAHLDHLGKRGDVVYPGADDDGSGTTALLQIAKAMSINPIKPKRTVIFMSFYGEEMGLLGSRTFSDNPPIDLTKMIAELQMDMVGRNSVGPQNGDPNRVDKEEENRDTIRLVGSKRISTALDKIIQDQNESIGYRFKYDAEDVYTRSDHYNFARKGIPIAFFFTGFHPDYHKPTDTIEKINFDKIANTAKLVYLTIFKLGDHEGMLPHDVDQSGGGL
- a CDS encoding tyrosine--tRNA ligase, which codes for MTQDEQLQIIRRGTTEIIGESDILERIKAGRTLRVKLGVDPTAKDVTLGWAVVLRKLRDFQKLGHIACLIIGDFTAQIGDPSGKSKTRKQLTREEVQANVDAVSKQFFRILDPERTEIYYNKDWLGKMSFEDVIRLCSRYTVARIMERDDFTKRFENHEPIAMHEILYPLCQGMDSVEIKSDIEIGGNDQKFNNLVGRTLMEQYGLEPQAVVLCPLLVGTDGKEKMSQSLGNYISVTDEPNTMFGKTMSIPDETIANWFELCTDVPLSEVAEMMGPGKNPRDAKIRLAKEIVALYHSSEAADEAERYFIETFSQRKVVTDAEEAEIPADLVIEGFVSLPALIAALGLAESNGKAKSLIGAGAVALDGEKVSDLRIGMDALVGCVLKVGKHQFRKLV
- a CDS encoding DUF2961 domain-containing protein, with translation MLSSLIVELFFNPQDTPITTKSLIENRFDLTHEPSPRFTMRQSSSYSPISKTPGNEDWFANDDYGHYLRQEGNEYVMADLKGPGAVVRMWSANPMGTLRMYFDGESQPRVKVNMRDWVQNLQQQMGPIGSEFAFWAGPGWDVYVPMPYEKGVKITMEPGPKDNPKGLYYHVGYRTYAPATQVKTFQPSDLDANLMARPEPSANLHQAVTLTPGSKSTTVQFDGPGKIEDIHLNWNYGAKDLHKTLRSIWVTGTFDGEQTISAPLGDFLAAPFGHGSKDSMEVHLRFDMPFKKSASFTFERNTAFGGDSVLVEFSGESVRYAGNEVINLFHCDFSRDRGRTRPMRDMHWLDAKGTGYLVGCNLLMQNPRREWWGEGDEKIFVDGETFPSFFGTGSEDFLNYAWGSATPFWTPCGSQNYTTTTANSFGYCNISRLMTLDPIPFTKSIKFDVEMWHWADCVATWDRVVYWYAQPGATVVRQARPSWKDLELPDVEDIVHIPGAIEGEDLKYSATGGSSEVQGAFGDMSGRGQIWWMDAPDGAKLNVEVPAADGEYELTLGACFARDYGIHQLYWNGMKLGQPVDFYDDNLQWKQVKLGKVKVTGGKAVFTAECVGANPKAEPRKMFAVDYLLLKKL